The nucleotide sequence CTTTAACGGTAACAGTTTTGTTAAATCTGAAATAGTCGCTTCTGGATATATACCGACACATTTGCCTTTTGCTAATGCTTCTTCTGCTAATAATAGCGAATCTTTTGACCTATCACTATCACGAGAAACAGGAATTTGTTGACAATGATTTAAAAACCATCTTAATATCAAATTTTCAAATAGTGAATCTTTTGCTAAAAATGAAACTTGCCGCTTACGTCTTTTTAGCAAATATGCCATATTTAGAGGATCTATAAAGGAAATATGGTTGCTAATAATGATGACTGGTTCTTGTGTCGGAATAAAGTGTTCACCTTCGATAATTTCTTTTACTAATACTTTATAGATAGGAAGTATTAGATATGAACAGATCGAATACATTATTGATTTTTTATTTTTCATACGACTTATGAATTTTAGTCTTAATATAATGTAAATTTTCGCTAATATGAAATATTTATAAAAATGGGCACAAAAAAAGAGTCAGACGAATCTGACTCATTTTGAAAACAAGGATATTACTATCTACGTTTTGCAGTTGCTCTTTTTTTAGTAGCAGTTTTACGTGCAGCTGGTTTACGAGCAGCAGTCTTTTTTGCTGGAGCTTTTTTAGCAGCAGCTTTCTTGGCTGGAGCTTTTTTAGCAGCAGCCTTTTTAGCTGGAGCTTTTTTAGCAACAGTTTTTTTCTTTGCTGGAGCTTTTTTAGCAACAGCCTTTTTAGCTGGAGCTTTTTTAGCAACAGNNNNNNNNNNNNNNNNNNNNNNNNNNNNNNNNNNNNNNNNNNNNNNNNNNNNNNNNNNNNNNNNNNNNNNNNNNNNNNNNNNNNNNNNNNNNNNNNNNNNCTTTCTTAGCTGGAGCTTTTTTAGCAACAGCCTTTTTAGCTGGAGCTTTTTTAGCAACAGCTTTCTTAGCTGGAGCTTTTTTAGCAACAGCCTTTTTAGCTGGAGCTTTTTTAGCAACAGCTTTCTTAGCTGGAGCTTTTTTAGCAACAGCCTTTTTAGCTGGAGCTTTTTTAGCAACAGCTTTCTTCTTCGCAGTAGTTTTCTTTGCTGCAGGCATTAGTGCCACCTTTCGGTTTTTCTTGAGGGTGTTTAATAATCTAGGTTAGATTATTATCTTTTCGCTTTAACTTGTTCTTTAAAGGCTGATCCAGCTTTAAATGTAGGAACAGTAGTTGCTGCGATTTTTATGTCTTCACCAGTTTGTGGGTTTCGGCCAACGCGAGCTGCACGCTCTGACGCTTTCCATGCCCC is from Acidimicrobiia bacterium and encodes:
- a CDS encoding 1-acyl-sn-glycerol-3-phosphate acyltransferase, producing MKNKKSIMYSICSYLILPIYKVLVKEIIEGEHFIPTQEPVIIISNHISFIDPLNMAYLLKRRKRQVSFLAKDSLFENLILRWFLNHCQQIPVSRDSDRSKDSLLLAEEALAKGKCVGIYPEATISDLTKLLPLKSGALRLAQKSGVEIIVIGTYGAHKIWTKGSRVKFRFRTKNSIVVSKGFKVSKDQDIEQARKDLYIKMTDLVLKAKQKLGD
- a CDS encoding HU family DNA-binding protein; the encoded protein is MNKTELIEATAEQTGFAKNQVEATLKAITDTVVATVANKEQVTLPGFGAWKASERAARVGRNPQTGEDIKIAATTVPTFKAGSAFKEQVKAKR